A window of Campylobacter cuniculorum DSM 23162 = LMG 24588 contains these coding sequences:
- the pyrF gene encoding orotidine-5'-phosphate decarboxylase: MKLCVAFDLSSKKECLDLAQELKGLDLWIKIGLRAYLRDGFKLIEELKKINDFKIFLDLKIYDIPNTTADACEECAKLDIDMMNIHASVGKSAMQKAINRLNSLKKRPLVLGVSALTSFDESEFYEIYKQKINEAVINLSKIAYENGLDGMVCSVFESLNIKKHTASNFLTLTPGIRPFNEDNEDQKRVADIKTAQENKSDFIVIGRPIYRAKNPRELCEKILLNL; the protein is encoded by the coding sequence ATGAAACTTTGCGTCGCCTTTGATTTATCCTCAAAAAAAGAATGCCTTGACTTAGCTCAAGAGTTAAAAGGTTTAGACCTTTGGATTAAAATAGGCTTAAGGGCTTATTTAAGAGATGGTTTTAAATTGATTGAAGAGCTTAAAAAAATCAATGATTTTAAAATTTTTTTAGATTTAAAAATTTATGACATTCCTAACACAACAGCAGATGCTTGTGAAGAATGTGCAAAACTTGATATTGATATGATGAATATCCATGCAAGTGTTGGAAAAAGTGCAATGCAAAAAGCGATAAATCGTTTAAATTCACTTAAAAAACGCCCTTTGGTGTTAGGAGTTTCGGCTTTAACAAGTTTTGATGAGAGTGAATTTTATGAAATTTATAAACAAAAAATCAATGAAGCGGTGATTAATCTTTCAAAAATTGCTTATGAAAATGGACTTGATGGTATGGTTTGTTCGGTTTTTGAAAGCTTAAATATCAAAAAACACACAGCTTCAAATTTTTTGACCCTAACGCCCGGAATTCGTCCTTTTAATGAAGATAATGAGGACCAAAAAAGAGTGGCGGATATAAAAACAGCACAAGAAAATAAAAGCGATTTCATCGTCATAGGAAGACCGATTTATAGAGCGAAAAATCCACGAGAACTTTGCGAAAAAATTCTTTTGAATTTATAA
- a CDS encoding tetratricopeptide repeat protein, with protein MAETEEVILEKPEDEKKLDESLKDYKGQAGEAPQDEEFATLPDELPSDGGEVFSFTRESAPKESEATFEKKEEEDSNELIPWYKDRKFLYLVGASLFVTSALIFILMILTFKGDNVKPDIIATKLKVQAEVAPDESYQYDDSKKIDNMIQKANALYVKGEIEQALKIYEQVSIYNESLSNYNLGVLKMNEGKFDEALVSFDEAIKRGESQSVSAINAAVSALKLNDKERFKYYIDLAEVYLSKEGKSKLYDYYLSLINYYKGYYPEALQMLQKTNIEPYTDTAKYLSAKIYTKMDLDSKAVQELNSQESFESSLSLGLLYARMGEYERAKGALSTAMKIDRDFNKSLAAISLVDLKMGNYQDMLLRLSGAYTDDSDKYKILDDYKIKVRLNRELFDVHIAQKNFSKDLLKKYKDQFDLLFYFAPYQVFDAKQALLYIKKANITDFVDDSNDAGNYLTTGKMISSTNVKIAKAINYAFNQQLRLANKEFQNILKDYPEHSILHYNLALSYAQLKDYELAYKHFSSSYHLNPKNYLAGAFAIFCAKIIDMDTTKFYNEIMENIATDTEFKANLQRAMIFLAGGSYVSMLPYLEEEKQDSPLSLMLEAIIAKTNGLDNQVSVKISKLKALLPDDIIANILYFNSMNENLDIKEYSQNAQIHFKDLKLDYKSLFGGANIVREYYVSLMHIAGLLNLEREKFKNFMNTSDSKDEGVVQTLAYLDIFAGQFEEAYALYNILIDNYKIEDSRTLFLAAVAATGANNPNSAIILLQLAKLNDKNNKESKAALGLLYQEVRNYEPALTQYKDLPNDFKSEFFTFDIRKN; from the coding sequence ATGGCTGAAACCGAAGAGGTTATTTTAGAAAAACCAGAGGATGAAAAAAAACTTGATGAAAGCTTAAAAGACTATAAAGGACAAGCGGGTGAAGCTCCGCAAGATGAGGAATTTGCAACCTTACCCGATGAATTGCCAAGTGATGGAGGAGAGGTATTTTCTTTCACAAGAGAATCGGCTCCAAAAGAGAGCGAAGCCACTTTTGAAAAAAAGGAAGAAGAAGATTCGAATGAACTTATACCTTGGTATAAAGATAGAAAATTCTTATATTTAGTCGGTGCTTCTTTATTTGTAACTTCTGCTTTGATTTTCATTTTAATGATACTTACTTTTAAAGGAGATAATGTTAAGCCTGATATTATCGCTACAAAACTAAAAGTGCAAGCCGAAGTTGCCCCCGATGAATCTTATCAATACGATGATTCAAAAAAAATTGATAATATGATACAAAAAGCAAACGCTCTTTATGTTAAAGGAGAGATTGAACAAGCTTTAAAAATATACGAACAAGTTTCCATTTATAATGAATCTTTATCAAACTATAATCTTGGCGTTTTAAAAATGAATGAGGGAAAATTTGATGAAGCCTTAGTGAGCTTTGATGAAGCCATCAAAAGGGGTGAAAGTCAAAGCGTTTCGGCAATTAATGCTGCTGTGAGTGCTTTAAAATTAAACGATAAAGAGAGATTTAAATATTATATTGATTTAGCGGAGGTGTATCTTTCAAAAGAAGGTAAATCAAAGCTTTATGATTATTATTTGAGCTTAATTAATTATTATAAGGGCTATTATCCGGAAGCCTTGCAAATGCTACAAAAAACAAATATCGAACCTTACACAGATACCGCTAAATACCTTTCAGCTAAAATTTACACCAAAATGGATTTGGATTCTAAGGCTGTGCAAGAGCTTAATTCTCAAGAAAGCTTTGAAAGTAGTTTATCTTTGGGACTTTTATATGCAAGAATGGGCGAATATGAGAGAGCCAAAGGGGCTTTAAGCACAGCTATGAAAATTGATAGAGATTTCAATAAAAGCTTAGCAGCCATTAGTTTGGTGGATCTTAAAATGGGTAATTATCAAGATATGTTGCTTCGTTTAAGTGGTGCTTATACAGATGATAGTGATAAATATAAAATTTTAGATGATTATAAAATCAAAGTGCGTTTAAATAGAGAGCTTTTCGATGTGCATATTGCACAAAAAAATTTTTCTAAAGATTTGCTTAAAAAATATAAAGATCAATTTGACTTGCTGTTTTATTTTGCACCTTATCAAGTTTTTGATGCCAAACAAGCCTTGCTTTATATTAAAAAAGCGAACATAACAGACTTTGTCGATGATAGTAACGATGCGGGCAATTATTTAACGACAGGCAAGATGATTTCTTCAACAAATGTAAAAATCGCTAAAGCGATTAATTATGCTTTTAATCAACAATTAAGACTTGCAAATAAAGAATTTCAAAATATACTCAAAGATTATCCCGAACATAGTATTTTGCACTATAATCTTGCCTTAAGTTATGCTCAACTTAAAGACTATGAGCTTGCTTATAAACATTTTTCAAGCTCTTATCATCTTAATCCTAAAAATTATTTAGCGGGAGCTTTTGCAATCTTTTGTGCAAAAATCATCGACATGGACACGACAAAATTTTACAACGAAATTATGGAAAATATCGCAACCGATACCGAATTTAAAGCTAATCTTCAAAGAGCTATGATTTTTCTAGCAGGTGGAAGTTATGTTTCAATGCTTCCTTATTTGGAGGAGGAAAAACAAGACAGCCCACTGAGTCTTATGCTTGAAGCTATCATTGCTAAAACTAATGGTTTAGACAATCAAGTTAGCGTTAAAATTTCAAAACTTAAAGCCCTTTTACCCGATGATATTATTGCAAATATTTTGTATTTTAATTCTATGAATGAAAATTTAGACATCAAAGAATATTCTCAAAATGCTCAAATACATTTTAAAGATTTAAAACTTGATTATAAAAGCTTATTTGGAGGAGCAAATATAGTCAGGGAGTATTATGTTTCTTTAATGCATATTGCAGGACTTTTAAATTTAGAACGTGAAAAATTCAAAAATTTTATGAATACTTCAGATTCTAAAGATGAAGGTGTGGTGCAAACTTTGGCGTATTTGGATATTTTCGCAGGGCAATTTGAGGAAGCTTATGCACTTTATAATATTCTTATTGATAATTATAAGATTGAAGATTCAAGAACTCTTTTCTTAGCAGCAGTTGCTGCCACAGGTGCAAACAATCCCAATTCAGCTATCATACTTTTACAGCTTGCAAAATTAAACGATAAAAATAATAAAGAAAGTAAAGCTGCTTTAGGACTTTTGTATCAAGAAGTACGCAATTATGAACCTGCTTTAACTCAATATAAAGATTTGCCTAATGATTTTAAAAGTGAATTCTTTACCTTTGATATAAGAAAAAACTAA
- the kdsA gene encoding 3-deoxy-8-phosphooctulonate synthase: protein MKKMILIAGPCVIESKELVFKMAQELRQFADDARIEFYFKSSFDKANRTSIDSFRGPGLEEGLRILESVKKEFALNILTDIHESYQAKIASEVVDVLQIPAFLCRQTDLLVAAAKTQSKINIKKGQFLNPSDIKYSIKKVLQTRGIEQEGYEVAQKNGVFVAERGASFGYGNLVVDMRSLVIMREFAPVIFDATHSVQMPGVAGGKSGGKSEFIQPLARAAAAVGVDGFFFETHINPSEALCDGPNMLNLEHLKKCVSKLLEIQNLIEKEK, encoded by the coding sequence ATGAAAAAAATGATACTCATTGCAGGTCCTTGTGTTATAGAAAGTAAAGAGCTTGTTTTTAAAATGGCACAAGAGCTTAGACAATTTGCAGATGATGCAAGAATAGAATTTTATTTTAAATCAAGTTTTGATAAAGCTAATCGCACGAGTATCGATTCTTTTAGGGGTCCTGGACTTGAAGAAGGACTTAGAATTTTAGAAAGTGTTAAAAAGGAATTCGCTCTTAATATCCTTACAGATATTCATGAAAGCTATCAAGCAAAAATAGCAAGTGAAGTTGTTGATGTGCTTCAAATTCCCGCCTTTTTATGCAGACAAACAGATTTACTTGTCGCAGCAGCAAAAACTCAATCAAAGATTAATATTAAAAAGGGACAATTTTTAAATCCAAGCGATATAAAATACAGCATTAAAAAGGTGTTGCAAACAAGAGGCATAGAACAAGAAGGCTATGAAGTGGCACAAAAAAATGGAGTTTTTGTTGCCGAAAGAGGGGCGAGTTTTGGTTATGGAAATTTGGTTGTAGATATGAGAAGTTTAGTGATAATGCGTGAATTTGCTCCTGTAATTTTTGATGCAACTCATAGTGTGCAAATGCCCGGAGTCGCAGGGGGGAAAAGTGGGGGAAAAAGCGAGTTTATACAGCCTTTAGCAAGGGCTGCTGCTGCGGTTGGCGTCGATGGTTTTTTCTTTGAAACCCATATCAATCCTTCTGAAGCTCTTTGTGATGGACCAAATATGCTTAATTTAGAGCATTTAAAAAAATGCGTTTCTAAACTCCTTGAAATTCAAAATCTTATAGAAAAGGAAAAATGA
- a CDS encoding DMT family transporter: protein MLKIVKRNLGIYFMILACFDFALMGACAKLLSEELSSIEIMFFRNIIGVVFIFYMLKKTKVRKKGGRLGLLIFRGISGTLSLYLFFYNAANITLGGTFAFQKTAPIFITLIAFFWFKENIGFKGWCGILIAFCGVLFITQPWANEQMHSGFDIKNSILGILSGFFAALALTSVRQLRKYYAAEKIALSFILTGTLMPFASMLVGSFYAPKELDFLLAPFIMPSFKAWILIAIMGTLGTLYQIHITKSYGVAKQAGIVAGVSYLDVVFSLFVGLLLGDDLPSAIVFLGIIGIIFGGLILIKGKK from the coding sequence TTGTTAAAAATTGTTAAACGCAATTTAGGCATTTATTTTATGATACTTGCTTGTTTTGATTTTGCTTTAATGGGTGCTTGTGCTAAACTTCTTAGTGAAGAGCTTAGCTCTATTGAAATTATGTTTTTTAGAAATATTATCGGTGTGGTTTTTATATTTTATATGCTTAAAAAAACTAAAGTGCGTAAAAAGGGTGGGCGTTTAGGGCTTTTGATTTTTAGAGGAATAAGCGGAACCTTATCCTTATATTTGTTTTTTTATAATGCTGCAAATATCACTCTTGGCGGAACTTTTGCCTTTCAAAAAACTGCTCCGATTTTCATCACTTTGATTGCTTTTTTTTGGTTTAAAGAAAATATAGGCTTTAAAGGTTGGTGTGGAATTTTAATCGCTTTTTGCGGGGTGCTTTTCATCACACAGCCTTGGGCAAATGAGCAAATGCATTCGGGTTTTGATATTAAAAATTCTATTCTTGGAATTTTAAGTGGCTTCTTTGCAGCCTTAGCCCTTACAAGTGTGAGGCAATTAAGAAAATATTACGCGGCAGAGAAAATCGCCCTTTCTTTTATTTTAACGGGGACATTAATGCCTTTTGCTTCTATGCTTGTAGGCTCTTTTTATGCTCCTAAAGAGCTTGATTTTTTATTAGCACCTTTTATTATGCCGAGTTTTAAAGCGTGGATTTTAATCGCTATTATGGGAACTTTAGGTACTTTATATCAAATTCACATTACAAAATCTTATGGGGTGGCTAAACAAGCAGGAATCGTTGCTGGAGTGAGTTATTTGGATGTGGTTTTTTCTTTGTTTGTGGGGTTGTTGTTAGGAGATGATTTACCAAGTGCTATAGTTTTTTTGGGTATAATAGGTATAATTTTTGGCGGATTGATTTTGATTAAAGGAAAAAAATGA
- the der gene encoding ribosome biogenesis GTPase Der, translating into MQSIILIGKPNVGKSSLFNRMAQKRIAITSEISGTTRDTNQTLIEIYSKKALLIDSGGLDEKDELFKNVKKNTLKVAKNSDIILYLVDGKLAPDDEDRKFFHSLKKLSKPIALIVNKIDNKKDEERAWEFANFGVKEIFNLSVTHNIGLDELYDWLDCFLKQSFSKDEEQSLEEEQNSLQNIDEHHIKVGIVGRVNVGKSSLLNALVKQERAVVSAIAGTTIDPVNESINYQNKTIEFIDTAGIRKRGKIQGLEYFALNRTEKILQKAQIALLVLDADEGFNELDERIAGLIAKHHLAVMIVLNKWDKAQRDFDATLKELKLDRFKFLAHAPIISVSALSGKRISVLLDKILELFENFIQKIPTAKLNALIEEATKTHPLPHDRGKVVKIYYAVQYDLAPPKIALVMNRPKALHFSYKRYLQNKMRENFKLEGVPLILVSRKKGQRDEE; encoded by the coding sequence ATGCAAAGTATTATACTCATAGGCAAGCCAAATGTCGGTAAATCAAGTCTTTTTAATCGTATGGCACAAAAGAGGATTGCAATTACAAGCGAAATTTCAGGCACAACAAGAGATACAAATCAAACATTGATTGAAATTTATTCTAAAAAAGCCTTACTTATCGATAGTGGCGGACTTGATGAAAAAGATGAGCTTTTTAAAAATGTCAAAAAAAACACTCTCAAAGTTGCCAAAAATAGCGATATTATCCTTTATCTTGTTGATGGAAAACTTGCTCCGGATGATGAGGACAGAAAATTTTTTCATTCTTTAAAAAAACTTTCAAAACCTATAGCTTTGATTGTCAATAAGATTGATAATAAAAAAGACGAGGAAAGGGCTTGGGAATTTGCAAATTTTGGAGTTAAAGAAATTTTTAATCTCTCTGTAACGCACAATATAGGCTTAGATGAGCTTTATGATTGGTTGGATTGTTTTTTAAAACAAAGTTTTTCAAAAGATGAAGAGCAAAGCTTAGAAGAAGAACAAAATTCATTGCAAAACATCGATGAACATCACATTAAAGTGGGTATAGTAGGACGCGTGAATGTTGGTAAATCAAGTCTTTTAAATGCTCTTGTTAAACAAGAAAGAGCTGTGGTGAGTGCCATTGCTGGAACGACAATTGATCCTGTCAATGAAAGCATTAATTATCAAAATAAAACCATAGAATTTATCGATACAGCAGGAATTCGCAAAAGAGGAAAAATTCAAGGTTTAGAATATTTTGCACTCAATCGCACAGAAAAAATTCTCCAAAAAGCTCAAATCGCCCTTTTGGTTTTAGACGCTGATGAAGGTTTTAATGAACTTGATGAGCGTATAGCGGGGTTGATTGCAAAACATCATTTAGCTGTGATGATTGTGTTAAATAAATGGGATAAAGCACAAAGAGATTTTGACGCAACGCTTAAAGAATTAAAATTAGACCGCTTTAAATTCTTAGCTCACGCTCCCATCATTAGTGTTAGTGCTTTAAGTGGTAAAAGAATTTCCGTGCTTTTAGATAAAATTTTAGAGCTTTTTGAGAATTTCATTCAAAAAATTCCAACTGCAAAACTCAACGCTCTCATAGAAGAAGCAACAAAAACCCATCCTTTGCCTCATGATCGTGGAAAAGTGGTTAAAATTTATTATGCTGTGCAATATGATTTAGCACCACCAAAAATTGCTCTTGTGATGAATCGCCCAAAGGCTTTGCATTTTAGCTACAAACGATATTTGCAAAATAAAATGCGTGAGAATTTCAAACTTGAAGGTGTACCTCTTATCTTGGTATCGAGAAAAAAAGGGCAAAGAGATGAAGAATAA
- the trpS gene encoding tryptophan--tRNA ligase has protein sequence MRVLTGLQPSGDLHIGNYFGAIKPMIEAQNENEMFIFIANYHAMTSSQEGKNLRTNTLKAAAAFLSLGINPQKSIFWLQSDVKEVVELYWILSQFTPMGLLERAHSYKDKIAKGLNASHGLFSYPVLMAADILLFDSQIVPVGKDQIQHVEIARDIALKVNNTWGEIFTLPQAKINEEVAVVVGTDGAKMSKSYKNTIDIFADEKTLKKQISTITTDSTPLEEPKNWQNCKIFSLAKLFLNSEEQEELKKRYEKGAEGYGHFKIFLNEIINAYFKEAKEKYENFLANPQELEFYLEQGANKARKIAKEKMQKIYEKIGL, from the coding sequence ATGAGAGTTTTAACGGGACTTCAACCAAGCGGGGATTTACACATTGGAAACTATTTTGGTGCGATAAAACCTATGATTGAAGCACAAAATGAAAATGAAATGTTTATTTTTATTGCAAATTATCACGCAATGACTTCGAGTCAAGAAGGTAAAAATTTAAGGACAAACACCTTAAAAGCAGCCGCAGCATTTTTAAGCTTAGGAATCAATCCACAAAAAAGCATTTTTTGGTTGCAAAGTGATGTTAAGGAAGTCGTTGAACTCTATTGGATTTTATCGCAATTTACACCTATGGGTTTGCTTGAACGTGCCCATAGTTATAAGGATAAAATTGCTAAGGGTTTAAATGCTTCGCATGGGCTTTTTTCTTATCCTGTTTTGATGGCAGCAGATATTTTGCTCTTTGATTCTCAAATTGTGCCTGTAGGTAAGGATCAAATTCAACATGTTGAAATTGCACGCGATATTGCTTTAAAGGTCAATAATACGTGGGGAGAAATTTTCACCCTTCCTCAAGCAAAAATCAATGAAGAAGTCGCTGTGGTAGTTGGTACAGATGGGGCTAAGATGAGCAAATCTTATAAAAATACCATTGATATTTTTGCTGATGAAAAAACCTTAAAAAAGCAAATTTCAACCATCACAACGGATAGCACTCCTTTAGAAGAGCCAAAAAATTGGCAAAATTGTAAAATTTTTAGCCTTGCAAAACTCTTTTTAAATTCAGAAGAACAAGAAGAATTGAAAAAAAGATATGAAAAAGGTGCAGAGGGATATGGGCATTTTAAGATATTTTTAAATGAAATTATCAATGCGTATTTTAAAGAAGCAAAAGAAAAATATGAAAATTTTTTAGCCAACCCGCAAGAGCTTGAATTTTATTTAGAACAAGGAGCAAACAAGGCAAGAAAGATTGCAAAAGAAAAAATGCAAAAAATTTATGAAAAAATAGGACTTTAA
- the serS gene encoding serine--tRNA ligase, producing MLDLKLFQKDFELFAQKLKNKKVDEDLLKILSELFAQLKKEKAILEELQAFQNKFSKELSNSTNKEELKIQLSENKAKISSLNQKVNALQNELQTISHSIPNIPDDDVPIGKDEDENIELKKVLEPPRFDFEPKEHFDLAAKLDWIDFVRGVKISQSRFCVLKNEAALLNRALINYMIDFNCKRGFKLVNVPFLVNSNTMFGTGQLPKFKEDMYKIDAEDLYLISTSEIPVTNLYADEIIPKEMLPLKMTCYSACFRKEAGSAGRDTRGIIRQHQFEKVELVSITKPEQSDEVFEQMVSCGSDLLSSLGLAHRHMMLCTGDLGFSAAKTIDLEVWLPGQNRYREISSISNCRSFQARRAKIRYKNEQGKNELVHTLNGSSLAVGRTLVAIIENYQDKDGKIHIPDVLKKYF from the coding sequence ATGTTGGATTTAAAACTTTTTCAAAAGGATTTTGAACTTTTCGCTCAAAAACTTAAAAATAAAAAAGTCGATGAAGATTTGCTTAAAATTTTAAGCGAACTTTTCGCTCAACTTAAAAAAGAAAAAGCGATTTTAGAAGAACTACAAGCCTTCCAAAACAAATTCAGTAAGGAGCTTTCAAATTCTACAAATAAAGAAGAGCTTAAAATTCAATTGAGTGAAAATAAGGCTAAAATTTCTTCTTTAAATCAAAAAGTTAATGCCCTTCAAAATGAACTTCAAACCATTTCTCATTCTATCCCAAATATCCCTGATGATGATGTTCCTATAGGAAAAGATGAAGATGAAAATATCGAGCTTAAAAAGGTTTTAGAGCCACCGCGTTTTGATTTTGAACCTAAGGAACATTTTGATTTAGCGGCGAAGCTTGATTGGATTGATTTTGTTCGCGGGGTTAAAATTTCGCAAAGTCGCTTTTGTGTGCTTAAAAATGAAGCGGCTTTACTCAATCGTGCTTTGATTAATTATATGATTGATTTTAATTGCAAACGTGGTTTTAAACTTGTCAATGTTCCTTTTTTAGTCAATTCTAACACAATGTTTGGCACTGGACAACTTCCTAAATTTAAAGAAGATATGTATAAAATTGACGCAGAGGATTTATATCTTATCTCAACTTCTGAAATTCCTGTAACTAATCTCTATGCTGATGAGATTATTCCTAAAGAAATGTTGCCGCTTAAAATGACTTGTTATAGTGCTTGTTTTAGAAAAGAAGCAGGCAGTGCCGGGCGGGATACAAGAGGCATTATAAGACAGCATCAATTTGAAAAAGTTGAACTTGTAAGCATTACAAAACCAGAGCAAAGTGATGAGGTGTTTGAGCAAATGGTAAGCTGTGGGAGTGATTTATTAAGCTCTTTGGGTTTAGCCCATAGGCATATGATGCTTTGCACAGGAGATTTAGGCTTTAGTGCTGCAAAAACTATTGACCTTGAAGTATGGTTGCCCGGACAAAACCGATACAGAGAAATCAGCTCAATTTCAAATTGCAGGAGCTTTCAAGCAAGAAGAGCTAAAATTCGCTATAAAAATGAACAAGGCAAAAATGAACTCGTGCATACTCTTAACGGCTCTTCTTTAGCTGTAGGAAGAACCTTAGTCGCGATTATAGAAAATTATCAAGATAAAGATGGGAAAATTCATATTCCCGATGTCTTGAAAAAATATTTTTAA
- the nusB gene encoding transcription antitermination factor NusB has translation MATRHQVRQSVVSLLYAFEFNEKNNEFLDEFLDEKKIRNEQKKFTLSLYQGICENLEKLDFQINTHLNENEISKVAHIERAILRLGAYELLYTDTTRAIIINEAIELAKEMANDNSSKFINGVLDSITKAQL, from the coding sequence GTGGCGACGCGACATCAGGTGAGACAAAGCGTTGTTTCTTTGCTTTATGCCTTTGAATTTAACGAAAAAAACAATGAATTTTTAGATGAATTTTTAGATGAAAAAAAAATTCGCAATGAGCAAAAAAAATTCACACTAAGTTTATATCAAGGCATTTGTGAAAATCTTGAAAAACTTGATTTTCAAATCAATACGCATTTGAATGAAAATGAAATTTCTAAGGTTGCACATATTGAAAGGGCTATTTTGAGATTAGGTGCTTATGAACTTTTATACACTGATACGACGCGAGCAATTATCATCAATGAAGCCATAGAACTTGCTAAAGAAATGGCAAATGATAATTCTTCTAAATTCATTAACGGGGTGCTTGATTCAATCACTAAGGCACAATTATGA
- the ribH gene encoding 6,7-dimethyl-8-ribityllumazine synthase, producing MEIIEGKLALSGSEKIAIVNARFNHIITDKLIEGAKDAFLRHGGQDANLSLILVPGAFEIPFILKKAIESKKFDGICCLGAVIRGSTPHFDYVSAETTKGIANVSLNHNIPVSFGVLTTDTIEQAIERAGSKAGNKGFEAMTTLIEMFNLSQILRT from the coding sequence ATGGAAATTATCGAAGGAAAACTTGCCTTAAGCGGAAGTGAAAAAATTGCCATTGTCAATGCAAGATTTAATCATATCATTACAGATAAATTGATAGAGGGTGCAAAAGATGCTTTTTTAAGGCATGGGGGTCAGGATGCAAATTTAAGTTTGATTTTAGTTCCGGGTGCTTTTGAAATACCCTTTATCCTAAAAAAAGCGATTGAGAGCAAAAAATTTGATGGAATTTGTTGTTTGGGAGCTGTGATTCGAGGTTCTACTCCGCATTTTGATTATGTGAGTGCGGAAACAACGAAAGGCATAGCGAATGTGAGTTTAAATCACAATATTCCTGTAAGTTTTGGGGTTTTAACAACCGATACCATAGAACAAGCCATAGAAAGAGCGGGAAGTAAAGCGGGAAATAAAGGTTTTGAAGCTATGACAACCCTCATAGAAATGTTTAATTTAAGCCAAATTTTAAGGACCTAA
- a CDS encoding shikimate kinase codes for MKNKNIFFIGFMASGKSTLARALAVELDRVFLDSDSLIEAKFDKSITEIFAEFGEDFFRKEEQKIANFFCGIKNASIATGGGFIQVSNLNEIGICVYLRAEFETLKNRLDLKEKEKRPLFYDEKKAKTLYNERLKIYEKKANLILDIENKNIQELIYELKKRIE; via the coding sequence ATGAAGAATAAAAATATATTTTTTATAGGTTTTATGGCTAGTGGAAAAAGCACTTTAGCAAGGGCTTTAGCAGTAGAACTTGACCGGGTTTTTTTAGATAGTGATTCTTTGATTGAGGCTAAATTTGATAAGAGCATAACTGAAATTTTTGCAGAATTTGGAGAGGATTTTTTTAGAAAAGAAGAACAAAAAATAGCAAATTTTTTTTGTGGAATTAAAAATGCTTCTATTGCAACAGGGGGAGGATTCATACAAGTTTCAAATTTAAATGAAATAGGAATTTGCGTATATTTAAGAGCTGAATTTGAGACTCTTAAAAATCGCCTTGATTTAAAAGAAAAAGAAAAAAGACCCTTATTTTATGATGAAAAAAAAGCAAAAACATTATATAATGAGCGTTTAAAAATTTATGAAAAAAAAGCAAATTTGATTTTAGATATTGAAAATAAAAATATACAAGAGCTTATTTATGAGCTTAAAAAGAGGATAGAATGA